From one Brachypodium distachyon strain Bd21 chromosome 4, Brachypodium_distachyon_v3.0, whole genome shotgun sequence genomic stretch:
- the LOC100843609 gene encoding pentatricopeptide repeat-containing protein At1g22960, mitochondrial isoform X1, which produces MLFSTLPCKSQAPAAAAAAVATISSPRLSSSSPALIPPPHHDDNPFAPLLTSDPPLPDPLRRVLATGDVHVALRGLPGLARQLFRWAEGTPHGFPRSASAFAAVLFPLAEAGHNRAVYPVSLRALHLGLLLPLVSLILTYPLSPTSHQLLNSLLRMSTKFSAECQAQKSVPASCSTQCLSAFQEMARHGVAPFVKECNCVLRVLRDAARWDDMRAVYSDMLQLGVEPSIFTYNTLLDSFCKAGRMDQAVALLKDMEARAAGCLPNDVTYNVVINGLARKGELEKAAQLVDIMRLSKKASAFTYNPLITGLLARDFVEKAGALLLEMENEGIVPTVVTYNTLIDGLFKTGNAEAAQVKFDEMRAKGLLPDLITYNSLINGYCKAGNLKQALCLFGDLKRAGLGPTVLTYNILIDGYCRLGDLEGARRLKEEMTEEDCLPDVCTYTILMNGSCMVRNLAMVRIFFDEMLSKGLEPDCFAYNTRISAELTIGAITNAFQLREEMMLRGISSDTVTYNVLIDGLCKTGSLKDAYVLWMKMVTDGLRLDCVTYTCLIHAHCERGRLIEAKNIFDGMVASGLSPSVVTYTIFIHTYCRRGNLYLAYGWFRKMLEEGVEPNEVTYNVLMHALCRMGRTESAYQHFHEMLERGLVPNKYTYTLLIDGSCKEGNWVHAIRLYCEMHQKGIHPDHCTHNALFKGFGEGHMYDAVQYLENVVLGT; this is translated from the coding sequence ATGCTATTCTCCACCCTGCCCTGCAAATCCCAAGCtcctgcggccgccgccgccgccgtagcaACTATCTCCAGCCCCCGActctcgtcctcgtcgccggcgcttATCCCTCCGCCGCATCACGACGACAACCCATTCGCGCCACTCCTCACTTCCGATCCCCCTCTGCCGGATCCGCTCCGTCGGGTTCTCGCCACGGGCGACGTCCACGTCGCGCTTCGCGGCCTCCCGGGCCTCGCGCGCCAGCTGTTCCGGTGGGCGGAGGGCACCCCGCACGGCTTCCCGCGCTCCGCCTCCGCATTCGCCGCCGTCCTATTCCCGCTCGCCGAGGCTGGCCACAACCGCGCCGTCTATCCCGTCTCCCTCCGCGCTCTCCACCTCGGACTGCTCCTCCCCCTCGTCTCTCTCATCCTCACCTATCCACTCTCCCCCACCTCCCACCAGCTCCTCAACAGTCTCTTACGCATGTCCACCAAGTTCTCGGCTGAATGCCAAGCTCAGAAATCCGTGCCCGCCAGCTGTTCGACGCAATGCCTTTCAGCCTTCCAAGAGATGGCGCGTCATGGCGTGGCCCCTTTCGTCAAGGAGTGCAACTGTGTACTCCGTGTGCTGCGTGATGCGGCCAGGTGGGATGACATGCGTGCTGTGTATTCAGATATGCTCCAACTTGGGGTTGAGCCGAGCATTTTCACATACAATACATTGCTGGATTCTTTCTGTAAGGCAGGGAGGATGGATCAGGCTGTCGCGCTGCTCAAGGATATGGAGGCCCGAGCGGCTGGGTGCTTGCCGAATGATGTTACGTACAATGTTGTGATTAATGGCTTGGCCAGGAAAGGTGAACTGGAGAAGGCGGCTCAGCTGGTTGATATAATGCGGCTGTCCAAGAAAGCATCAGCCTTCACGTATAATCCACTTATCACTGGGCTCTTAGCAAGGGATTTTGTTGAAAAGGCTGGAGCTTTGCTGTTGGAGATGGAGAATGAGGGCATTGTGCCAACAGTGGTGACATACAATACATTGATTGATGGGCTGTTTAAAACAGGAAATGCGGAGGCGGCACAGGTGAAATTTGATGAAATGAGAGCAAAGGGTTTGCTGCCAGATTTGATTACATACAATTCTCTAATAAATGGATATTGTAAGGCAGGGAATTTAAAGCAGgcactttgtttgtttggtgatTTGAAGCGTGCAGGGTTAGGACCAACAGTTTTGACATATAACATCCTTATAGATGGTTATTGTAGATTAGGTGATTTAGAGGGGGCTAGGAGACTCAAGGAGGAGATGACAGAGGAGGACTGCCTGCCTGATGTTTGTACATATACTATTCTTATGAATGGTTCATGTATGGTGAGGAACCTTGCTATGGTAAGGATCTTCTTTGATGAAATGCTGAGCAAAGGATTAGAGCCAGATTGCTTTGCTTACAACACGAGGATTTCCGCAGAGCTGACTATAGGTGCTATTACCAATGCTTTTCAGCTGAGGGAGGAGATGATGCTAAGAGGAATTTCTTCTGATACAGTTACATATAATGTACTTATTGATGGATTGTGTAAGACTGGTAGCCTGAAAGATGCATATGTGTTGTGGATGAAGATGGTCACTGATGGTTTACGGCTTGACTGTGTCACATACACTTGCTTGATTCATGCACATTGTGAGAGGGGGCGCCTAATAGAAGCAAAGAATATTTTTGATGGCATGGTTGCAAGTGGTTTGTCACCCTCAGTTGTGACCTATACTATTTTTATTCACACATATTGTAGAAGGGGAAATCTTTATTTGGCATATGGTTGGTTTCGGAAGATGCTGGAGGAAGGAGTGGAACCCAATGAAGTAACATATAATGTTCTCATGCATGCACTTTGCAGGATGGGGAGAACTGAATCGGCTTATCAACATTTTCATGAGATGCTGGAGAGGGGATTGGTGCCAAACAAATACACATACACTCTGTTGATAGATGGGAGCTGTAAAGAAGGTAACTGGGTGCATGCTATAAGGTTGTACTGTGAAATGCATCAGAAAGGTATTCATCCAGACCATTGCACACATAATGCCTTGTTTAAGGGATTTGGAGAAGGCCACATGTATGATGCAGTTCAATATCTGGAGAATGTTGTTTTGGGTACATAG
- the LOC100843609 gene encoding pentatricopeptide repeat-containing protein At1g22960, mitochondrial isoform X2, whose protein sequence is MAWPLSSRSATVYSVCCVMRPGRMDQAVALLKDMEARAAGCLPNDVTYNVVINGLARKGELEKAAQLVDIMRLSKKASAFTYNPLITGLLARDFVEKAGALLLEMENEGIVPTVVTYNTLIDGLFKTGNAEAAQVKFDEMRAKGLLPDLITYNSLINGYCKAGNLKQALCLFGDLKRAGLGPTVLTYNILIDGYCRLGDLEGARRLKEEMTEEDCLPDVCTYTILMNGSCMVRNLAMVRIFFDEMLSKGLEPDCFAYNTRISAELTIGAITNAFQLREEMMLRGISSDTVTYNVLIDGLCKTGSLKDAYVLWMKMVTDGLRLDCVTYTCLIHAHCERGRLIEAKNIFDGMVASGLSPSVVTYTIFIHTYCRRGNLYLAYGWFRKMLEEGVEPNEVTYNVLMHALCRMGRTESAYQHFHEMLERGLVPNKYTYTLLIDGSCKEGNWVHAIRLYCEMHQKGIHPDHCTHNALFKGFGEGHMYDAVQYLENVVLGT, encoded by the exons ATGGCGTGGCCCCTTTCGTCAAGGAGTGCAACTGTGTACTCCGTGTGCTGCGTGATGCGGCCAG GGAGGATGGATCAGGCTGTCGCGCTGCTCAAGGATATGGAGGCCCGAGCGGCTGGGTGCTTGCCGAATGATGTTACGTACAATGTTGTGATTAATGGCTTGGCCAGGAAAGGTGAACTGGAGAAGGCGGCTCAGCTGGTTGATATAATGCGGCTGTCCAAGAAAGCATCAGCCTTCACGTATAATCCACTTATCACTGGGCTCTTAGCAAGGGATTTTGTTGAAAAGGCTGGAGCTTTGCTGTTGGAGATGGAGAATGAGGGCATTGTGCCAACAGTGGTGACATACAATACATTGATTGATGGGCTGTTTAAAACAGGAAATGCGGAGGCGGCACAGGTGAAATTTGATGAAATGAGAGCAAAGGGTTTGCTGCCAGATTTGATTACATACAATTCTCTAATAAATGGATATTGTAAGGCAGGGAATTTAAAGCAGgcactttgtttgtttggtgatTTGAAGCGTGCAGGGTTAGGACCAACAGTTTTGACATATAACATCCTTATAGATGGTTATTGTAGATTAGGTGATTTAGAGGGGGCTAGGAGACTCAAGGAGGAGATGACAGAGGAGGACTGCCTGCCTGATGTTTGTACATATACTATTCTTATGAATGGTTCATGTATGGTGAGGAACCTTGCTATGGTAAGGATCTTCTTTGATGAAATGCTGAGCAAAGGATTAGAGCCAGATTGCTTTGCTTACAACACGAGGATTTCCGCAGAGCTGACTATAGGTGCTATTACCAATGCTTTTCAGCTGAGGGAGGAGATGATGCTAAGAGGAATTTCTTCTGATACAGTTACATATAATGTACTTATTGATGGATTGTGTAAGACTGGTAGCCTGAAAGATGCATATGTGTTGTGGATGAAGATGGTCACTGATGGTTTACGGCTTGACTGTGTCACATACACTTGCTTGATTCATGCACATTGTGAGAGGGGGCGCCTAATAGAAGCAAAGAATATTTTTGATGGCATGGTTGCAAGTGGTTTGTCACCCTCAGTTGTGACCTATACTATTTTTATTCACACATATTGTAGAAGGGGAAATCTTTATTTGGCATATGGTTGGTTTCGGAAGATGCTGGAGGAAGGAGTGGAACCCAATGAAGTAACATATAATGTTCTCATGCATGCACTTTGCAGGATGGGGAGAACTGAATCGGCTTATCAACATTTTCATGAGATGCTGGAGAGGGGATTGGTGCCAAACAAATACACATACACTCTGTTGATAGATGGGAGCTGTAAAGAAGGTAACTGGGTGCATGCTATAAGGTTGTACTGTGAAATGCATCAGAAAGGTATTCATCCAGACCATTGCACACATAATGCCTTGTTTAAGGGATTTGGAGAAGGCCACATGTATGATGCAGTTCAATATCTGGAGAATGTTGTTTTGGGTACATAG